A single Plasmodium knowlesi strain H genome assembly, chromosome: 13 DNA region contains:
- a CDS encoding 60S ribosomal protein L10, putative — protein sequence MGRRPARCYRYCKNKPYPKSRYCRGVPDPKIRIYDMGRKKADVNEFSGVVHLVSYEYEQISSEALEAARISANKYMITNCGKDNFHLRVRVHPFHVLRINKMLSCAGADRLQTGMRGAFGKPNGVVARVDIGQVLLSIRTKENFIAKACEALRRAKYKFPGRQKVFVSNKWGFTNFSKDQYQEYKKKGRIISDGVSCKFIREKGPLDKIYKDINTVIES from the coding sequence ATGGGAAGAAGACCAGCGAGATGCTACCGTTACTGCAAAAACAAACCATACCCCAAAAGTAGATACTGCAGAGGTGTACCAGATCCCAAGATAAGAATTTACGAcatgggaaggaagaaggcaGACGTAAATGAATTCAGTGGAGTTGTTCACCTGGTGTCATACGAATATGAGCAAATATCCTCAGAGGCATTGGAAGCAGCACGTATTAGTGCAAACAAATATATGATTACGAATTGCGGTAAGGATAACTTCCACTTAAGAGTACGAGTCCACCCCTTCCATGTGCtcagaataaataaaatgttgTCGTGCGCTGGTGCTGATAGGCTACAAACAGGTATGAGAGGTGCCTTTGGAAAACCCAACGGTGTTGTTGCAAGGGTTGACATTGGACAAGTTCTCCTCTCCATAAGAactaaagaaaattttattgcAAAAGCATGTGAGGCATTGAGAAGGGCCAAATATAAATTCCCAGGTAGACAAAAAGTTTTTGTTAGCAACAAATGGGGATTCACGAACTTTTCTAAAGATCAATATCAGgaatataagaaaaaaggaagaataatatCAGATGGAGTCAGCTGCAAATTTATTAGGGAAAAGGGACCATTAGATAAAATATACAAGGACATAAACACAGTTATTGAGtcctaa